The Euphorbia lathyris chromosome 8, ddEupLath1.1, whole genome shotgun sequence genome has a window encoding:
- the LOC136203874 gene encoding probable polygalacturonase At3g15720, giving the protein MQGLILQAFIWVLLIVTSNLVSIGDGKIMFNVKDFGAVGDGKTDNYNAFLNAWRGLCEAQEQKGNIPTLIVPPGIFLLKPLIFKGPCKSKAIHMKVIGKIVAPSGGEWPSCNAQFWLLFDGVNGLTLDGSGTFDGHGSTWWTNQDIMSRCKKPRALQFRNCNNLGISGLKYINSPKAHIGLNRCNYVSIYNINIFAPENSPNTDGIDLSLSHNVHISDSIIGTGDDCIAINGGCSFINVTKVTCGPGHGISVGSLGDRGVKDIVDQVHVRNCTFLNTQNGVRIKTWPGGSGHANQISFRDIILHNSKNPIIIDQHYCNGHKCAEKGVAVKVNGIIYSGVKGTSASKQAITLDCDKIGCGNIIMDHINISSSNPGKQIHAFCNHVNGKSTSTIPVVPCLSKSM; this is encoded by the exons atgcagGGTTTAATACTTCAAGCTTTTATTTGGGTACTTTTAATTGTTACATCTAATTTAGTAAGCATTGGGGATGGGAAGATTATGTTTAATGTGAAAGATTTTGGAGCAGTTGGAGATGGAAAAACTGATAATTATAAT gcTTTCTTGAATGCATGGAGAGGCTTGTGTGAAGCACAGGAACAGAAAGGAAATATACCAACTCTTATAGTGCCACCCggaatatttcttttgaagCCTTTGATATTTAAAGGCCCTTGCAAGTCTAAGGCTATCCATATGAAG GTTATAGGGAAAATAGTAGCACCCAGTGGTGGTGAATGGCCTAGCTGCAACGCTCAATTTTGGCTGCTGTTCGACGGTGTAAATGGTCTTACACTTGATGGATCTGGTACGTTTGATGGCCACGGCTCAACTTGGTGGACTAATCag gATATCATGAGCAGATGCAAGAAACCACGg GCCTTGCAGTTTCGAAACTGCAACAATCTTGGAATAAGTGGACTAAAATATATTAACAGTCCAAAAGCACATATTGGATTAAATAGATGCAATTATGTctctatttataatattaatatttttgctCCTGAAAATAGCCCCAATACTGATGGAATTGATCTATCTCTTTCACACAACGTTCATATTTCCGATTCTATTATAGGAACTg GTGATGATTGTATTGCTATCAATGGAGGCTGCTCATTTATCAATGTCACCAAAGTTACATGTGGACCAGGTCATGGAATTAG TGTAGGGAGCTTAGGAGACCGCGGAGTGAAGGACATAGTGGACCAGGTTCATGTTCGTAATTGTACATTCCTTAATACTCAAAATGGTGTAAGAATCAAAACATGGCCG GGAGGATCAGGGCATGCTAATCAGATTTCATTCAGGGATATCATACTTCATAACTCTAAAAACCCTATCATAATAGATCAACATTACTGCAACGGACACAAATGTGCAGAAAAG GGTGTAGCAGTAAAAGTGAATGGAATAATATATAGTGGAGTTAAAGGAACATCAGCAAGCAAGCAAGCAATTACATTAGATTGTGATAAAATAGGTTGTGGTAATATAATAATGGATCATATTAACATAAGCTCATCCAACCCGGGAAAGCAGATTCATGCCTTTTGTAACCATGTTAATGGAAAATCTACCTCCACTATACCTGTTGTACCTTGTCTTTCAAAATCTATGTAA